The stretch of DNA ATTCATTGTCAGGTTCCAGTGTACAAAAGTCCCGTTCCTTTGCTGGAGGTTCAGATAGTATAGACAAAGATTTAGACAAAAGGAAGGCAGAAATAAAGGCAATGACTGATCTAAATCCAAATGCTCAGGTGTTTAGATTTCCAACGGATTTCATACAACCAGGGAAACCAAGGCTAGACCATAATTATAATTACCAGCCCATAGGACACTCACAGCCACCAAGTAAACTTAGTCTAGGCCAAGAAACAAACCTGAACTCAGATTTCAAAATACCAAATGAGCCTAGGCTAGGTTGTAGTACTATAGATGAGGCATCCCATGAGGTAGTAGGTGAACCTAGGCTAATAGTAGATCCCAAAAAATGCCGTCACTTGCAATACACAACCTGATGTTAATAGACCAAGGCTACACGCTCATGAACCCCTGACAGATTTTCATGAACAacctaacattatcaataatgataacgtACAGTCCAGTCAAGTTTATCAATGGGATATTTTAAAAGGTTTTGCTGATCTTCAAAATCAAAACTTAGAGAAACTAGCTAACTTGTTTGCTGCAAGGCAACGTAAAGACAATTTACCCGCTAAAGAACCAGAGGTATTTTCTGGAGATTTGCTGAAGTACCCTCAATGGAAAGCATCATTTATTacattaattgaatataaaacagATGATGCTGCTGAAAGATTGTACTACTTAGGTAAATATACGGATGGTCAAGCTAAAACTGCCATTGATAATCTTATTTCTTTTGGGACCCAATAGGCTTACGACAAAGCTTGGAAGATACTTCATGATAGGTTTGGAAATAAATTTATTGTTGCTGATGCCTTTAGAAGCAAGCTTGAAGGTTGGCCTAAGATTACAATTAATGATGGTCCAGGTTTGAGGAAATTTTCTGATTTCTTAGAACACTGTAAAACTGCCATGGGAATCATAAAGCACTTAGCAATTCTTAACGATCCTAAGGAAAACAAACTTATGTTACAGAAGTTGCCTGCCCAAATTGCAGAGAGATGGAATTGTATAGTAACTAAAAGAATCACAATTGATGAAGAGGAATATCCATCTTTTGAAgagtttacaaggttcataagtgATGAAGCCAATAAGGCATGTAATCCAACTTCATCTTACAGTGCACTTAATAGGAGAGATACAGTATTTACACCTAAAGAAAAACAACCACAAAGTAAGGTTGCAAGGCGTACATCATTTGCTACTAAACTTAATGAAGTTAATAATATTACAAATGCTGCATCtgatgaaaataaatctaaaaatgaaaaacaaaccgAGAGTAAAATGAATGTAGGATTTACATGCTATTACTGTAGACAAAACCATGATATGGAAAAATGCCCAGAGTTCTTAAAACTTGATCTTGCTCAAAGAAACCAATATTTGACAGATAAAAAGATGTGTAGGGGTTGTTTCAAGATTGGTCATTATTCAAGGTATTGTAAAAGACCAAGGAAATGTATTAAATGCAAGAGATGGCACCCAACAATTCTCCACgatgaaaacttgaataaaaaaccaAGTTTTGGTGATACCCAACAAGAACAGGCTGTAGCTGTAGCTAATAGAATTAATGTTAACAGATATTTTTCAGCTGATGTTCACTCAATGATTGTACCTGTTTGGTTAAGCCATAGGAATACAAATAATAAGGTCATTGTATATGCAGTATTGGATGATCAGTCAGATGCTTGTTTTATCAAAGAAAGTGTCCTAAGGTATATGAATGTCAATGGCCAAGATTCTGTCATCAAGATAGCGACTATACTGGGTGAAGAGGCTATAACAAGTACTAAAGTATTTGGTTTATCAGTGAAGGGCATAAATGAAAATAGTACTGTAAATTTACCATGTGTCTACTCTAGAAAAACTATTCCTGCAAGAAGAGCACAAATCCCTAAAAAATGTTCAGCTTTAAGATGGCCTCATCTTAAGAAAATTGCTGGAAGGCTAGTAGAGTATAATCCTGACATTGAGATAGGTCTATTGATAGGTATAAACTGTATAAAAGCTGTCAAACCTTTAGAAATCATTCCTAGGTCTGGAAATGAGCCCTATGGTCAGAGAACAGCTCTTGGATGGGGAATTATTGGTAATGTAAATGTCAATGAGAATTAGAAAGTGATTTTGTTGTTAATAGAACTGTAgttgaagaaattgaaataaattccatgatatcaaataacatttttacaGTACCAACCAAAGTAAAAGAAGTGTATGAGCCTCATCATGTCAGAGAGATGTTTGAATCTGATTTCATAAGTAATGTTAGTGACGATGAGGTAGCTTTGTCAGTAGAAGAAAGACAGTTTATTGAAATTGTTAGTAATGGTATTAAGATTATTGATGGTAAACAGTTTAAAATTCCATTGCCACTCAAAGGAGGTGGTATTCAGTTTCCAGATAATAAGTTAGTAGTCCAGAAAAGACTATCCAACTTAAAACAAAAGCTTCAGAAGAATGTAAGCATGAAAAATgattacataaatttcatgaagAATATGATTGATAAGGGTTATGCTGAAAGGGTTCCTTTGAATGAAACATGCCTAACTAATGGAAAGGTTTGGTTTGTGCCACATCATGGGGTTTACCATCCCAGAAAGACTGACAAAATCAGAGTAGTATTCGATtgctcttttatgtataaaaatgtaagtttGAATGATTGTTTACTTCAGGGACCAGACTTGTCAAATAGTCTAGCTGGTATTTTGTGTAGATTTAGAAATCATTCTGTTGCATTTACTTGTGATATAGAAGCAATGTATCACCAAGTTTTAGTAAATGAAGAACACAGGAATCTTTTACGATTTCTGTGGTTTGATAACCATGATTTAGATGGCGACATTGTTCAATATAGGATGACTGTTCATCTATTTGGTGCTAGAAGCTCTCCATCAGTAGCAAACTATGCTTTGAAAGCTGCTGCTGATAGATTTAAGGATAAAGAAGACTTTTATGTGGATGATGGCTTAAAGTCTGTAGCTACAGTGGAGGAAGCCATAAACTTAGCCAAAGACAGTCAGATGATATGTAAAAGGGGTGGTTTCCATTTGCACAAATTTGTTGCCAATAATGCTGAAGTTTTAAAGGCTATGTGTCCTGATGAAGTTGCTCAATCAGTTAAGAATCTTGATTTAACGAAAGATAAATTGCCAGTGGAACGAACATTAGGTATGGATTGGTGTACTGAAACAGATACATTTAATTTTAATGTCAAACCCAGTCAAAGGCCTAGTACTAGAAGGAATGTTTTATCCATAGTTAGCTCTATTTTTGATCCTCTGGGCATGATATCCCCATTCATTCTTACAGGTAAGAAAGTTTTGCAAACCCTATGTAAACAAGACCTTGGCTGGGATGATCCTATTCCTGAAACTGTAATTACTGAATGGGAAAACTGGTTAAGTCAATTACCCAAATTGAAAGATATTAAAGTTGAGAGATGTTATAAACCAGCCAACATGAATGTCAGACTATGAATTGCATCATTTTTCTGATGCTAGTGAGAAGGGTTATGGTCAATGCTCATACTTAAGAATGACAGAtacaaatggacaagtacatactaGGTTAGTTATGGCTAAATCAAGAGTGTCTCCCTTGAAAACTTTACAATACCTAGGTTAGAACTCACTGCTGCATTAGCATCAGTGAAAGagagttatttcttaaaaaaggaGTTGAAGGTCAATATTAGAAAAGAAGTATTTTGGGTAGATAGTACAATTGTTCTTGGATACATAGCTAATCAATGTAAACAGTTTAAGGTTTTCGTTGCAAACAGAGTTGCGCATATCAGAAATCACACCTTACCTGAACAATGGAGATATGTTTCCTCAAGTGATAATCCTGCTGATTTATGTTCAAGAGGCATGTCTGTTCATAATCTGACTAGTAACTATATGTGGCGGCATGGACCTGAATTCTTAAAACATGATAATGCTGACAATGAAACTTTATGTTCATTTGAAGTTGCAGATGAAGATCCAGAATTAAAGAAAGTGTCACTGGCAATTAacactgatgataataattatgctaCCATACTTACCAGACTTAATTACTTCTCAGATTGGACACGTGCCAGAAGGTAATTAGCTTTATGTAATAGGTTTATTGATAAATTGAAACAGAAATCATTTTATACTGAGTATGTTCATGTGTCTGTAGAAGAGCTACTCAAGGCAGAAATTAACATTATAAAATTATTCCAAAGAGAAGCTTTTCAATATGAATATCAGTTGTTAAGTATAAGCAATAACAAATTTGATAAATGTTTAAGGAAATCTAGCAATTTGTACAAGCTTGATCCATTTATTGGTAGTGATGGCTTAATAAGAGTGGGTGGTAGATTACACAGAAGTAATTTTGATGTCCATGTAAAATATCCTGTGATTTTACCAAAGAATAGTCATATTACTGAATTGATAATCTGTCACTATCATAATAAAGTACACCATCAAGGTAGAAATTTAACTTTAAATGAAATTAGATCTAGTGGTTACTGGATTATAAGTGGATCATCCTTAGTAGCgaaacatatatcaaaatgtgtaACTTGTAGAAAAATTAGACATGATACTCTTACACAGAAGATGGCCGATTTACCAAAGGATAGGGTAGAAATGTCTTCTCCATTCACTTACAGTGCAGTTGATTATTTTGGTCCATTTATAATTAAGGAAGGTAGAAAAGAGCTCAAAAGGTATGGTGTATTATTTACATGTATGTCAACTAGGGCAATACACATTGAAACTGCCCATTCTCTCAGTACAGACTCCTTCTTAAATGCTTATAGGAGATTTGTTTGTAGAAGAGGCCATTGCGCACAACTGCGTTCAGATCAAGGTAGCAACTTTATTGGTGCAAGAGAAGAGTTTGCAAAGTGCCTCTGAGAAATGaaggttgaaaatattaaaaatgaattattaaaGGACCAATGtgattttataacatttaaaatgaaCCCACCTCATGCAAGTCATATGGGTGGTGTTTGGGAGAGACAAATAAGATCtgttagaaatattttgaatgtaTTGCTATCTAACAATAGTAAAATTTTAGACGATGAATCTTTGAGAACATTCATGACTGAAGCAGAAAATAATGTAAACGGGCGACCATTATCCACAGATAACTTGAATGATCCTTTAAATGTTGAACCTTTGACACCTAATCATTTTCTGACATTGAAGTCTAAGGTAGTCTTGCCTCCTCCAGGTAATTTTGTAAAAGAGGAcatgttttcaaagaaaaaatggaGGCGTGTACAATGTCTTCTTAATCAGTTGTGGAAAAGGTGGCAAAGAGAATACTTACAATCGTTACAAATACGCCAAAAGTGGTTAAAGCCTCAAAGGAATGTAGAAATTGATGATatagttttaatcaaagactataaTCTACCTCGCAACAAGTGGATGTTAGGCCGGGTATTAGAAACAAACGCAG from Palaemon carinicauda isolate YSFRI2023 chromosome 5, ASM3689809v2, whole genome shotgun sequence encodes:
- the LOC137641132 gene encoding uncharacterized protein, with translation MGIIKHLAILNDPKENKLMLQKLPAQIAERWNCIVTKRITIDEEEYPSFEEFTRFISDEANKACNPTSSYSALNRRDTVFTPKEKQPQSKVARRTSFATKLNEVNNITNAASDENKSKNEKQTESKMNVGFTCYYCRQNHDMEKCPEFLKLDLAQRNQYLTDKKMCRGCFKIGHYSRYCKRPRKCIKCKRWHPTILHDENLNKKPSFGDTQQEQAVAVANRINVNRYFSADVHSMIVPVWLSHRNTNNKVIVYAVLDDQSDACFIKESVLRYMNVNGQDSVIKIATILGEEAITSTKVFGLSVKGINENSTVNLPCVYSRKTIPARRAQIPKKCSALRWPHLKKIAGRLVEYNPDIEIGLLIGINCIKAVKPLEIIPRSGNEPYGQRTALGWGIIVPTKVKEVYEPHHVREMFESDFISNVSDDEVALSVEERQFIEIVSNGIKIIDGKQFKIPLPLKGGGIQFPDNKLVVQKRLSNLKQKLQKNGPDLSNSLAGILCRFRNHSVAFTCDIEAMYHQVLVNEEHRNLLRFLWFDNHDLDGDIVQYRMTVHLFGARSSPSVANYALKAAADRFKDKEDFYVDDGLKSVATVEEAINLAKDSQMICKRGGFHLHKFVANNAEVLKAMCPDEVAQSVKNLDLTKDKLPVERTLGKKVLQTLCKQDLGWDDPIPETVITEWENWLSQLPKLKDIKVERCYKPANMNVRL